The sequence below is a genomic window from Streptomyces sp. V1I1.
CGAGGCCCATGGTGCAGCCCACGGCGCTGCCGATGCTGACGCCGATGCGCTCGGGCGGCGTGTTCGCGAAGTCGTATCCGCTGTCCTCGACCGCCTCCCGGGTGCACACCACCGCGAACTGCGCGGCCCGGTCCATCCGCCGCACCTGGCGCGGGGCGAGACCCGCGGCCACCGGGTCGAAGTCGGCCTCGGCGGCCACCTGGGACCGGAAGGCCGACGGGTCGAAGAGCGAGATTCTGCGGGTCGCGGTGCGGCCGGCGGAGAGCAGGTCCCAGAAGGCCTCCCGGCCCACTCCGCCCGGCGCCACCACCCCGATTCCGGTGATGACGGCCTTGCGGCTCACGCGGCACCGCCCACCTGCGGATTGGGCTCCTGCGGCCGCTGGACCTCCTCGATGTCCACGTGCCCGAGTTCCGGGCGCGGGGCGAGCGGGGAGAGATGGAAGGCGGCGTGTGCCGTCTCCTTCCCCGTGTTGACAAGTCGATGGCGTACTCCGATGGGCACCAGCAGCGAGTCCCCGGGGCCGAGGCTGATCGGCTGCCCGTCCAGCGTCATCTCCAGCTCCCCGGTGACGACGTGCAGGAACTCCTCGGAGTACGGGTGGTAGTGCGTGGTGATGAAGTCGCCCGGTTCCAGGCTCAGCACTCCGCCGAAACCGGAGGTGCACCCCACGGTCTTGGGGCTGAGCGTCGTCCGGATATCGCCGCCGCGCCGAGTGTTGTGCTCGACCTCGTCGGCGTGAACCCGGACGGTCCGCGTGATCTCGGTGGTCACTGCCCGCCTCCTCAACAGCCTGTTCTCCAGCGACAGCACGCTCGCAGTCGTACCTACAGGGCGGCTCGAACTCGCGTTGACGGGAAACGGCCGAGAATCGGTGTACTCGCGCTCAAGTACCCGGCGAGTGGGATGCGGCGTCCTGGCGAGGCAAGACTTCGTCCGCCGGAAGGAGCTGGCATGCCGTTCGCCGCGATCACGTACGACATCAAGGCCGGATACGAGAAGGAGATCACCGAGATCTTCGGCAACTTCCGCCGGGTGGGCTCCCCCGTCGTCAAGGGCGAGGGAGGCGGGGAGACGGCGCGCATTCTGGCCACCGCCGTCTTCATCCGCGACGACACCATGGTGCGGGTCATCGAGTACGAGGGCGATCTGGACGCCATCGCCCGGCACATGGCCACCCAGCCCGGCGTCCGGGAGGTCGAGGAGAAGCTCGCCCCCTATCTGACCAGGCCCCGGGACACCGGCACGGTCGAGGGCTTCGTGGCCACCTTCAAGCGGTCCCTGCTCACGTGCATGGCGCAGATGTCCGTACGCGACGCGGCTGCGCCGTCAGCGAACTGAGGGAGAATTCGTGCTCAACCGCAGGCAGTTACTCAGAGGAGGCGCGGCAGCGGGGCTGCTGGTCGCCGCACCCGCCGGGCTGATCGTGGGCGGGCGGCCCGGCAGGGCCGTGGCGGCCACCGCGCCGTTCACGGTGCCGCTGGCGGTGCCGAAGCCGCTGCGGCCGACGCGGCT
It includes:
- a CDS encoding SchA/CurD-like domain-containing protein — protein: MPFAAITYDIKAGYEKEITEIFGNFRRVGSPVVKGEGGGETARILATAVFIRDDTMVRVIEYEGDLDAIARHMATQPGVREVEEKLAPYLTRPRDTGTVEGFVATFKRSLLTCMAQMSVRDAAAPSAN
- a CDS encoding cupin domain-containing protein, which gives rise to MTTEITRTVRVHADEVEHNTRRGGDIRTTLSPKTVGCTSGFGGVLSLEPGDFITTHYHPYSEEFLHVVTGELEMTLDGQPISLGPGDSLLVPIGVRHRLVNTGKETAHAAFHLSPLAPRPELGHVDIEEVQRPQEPNPQVGGAA